The Calliopsis andreniformis isolate RMS-2024a chromosome 5, iyCalAndr_principal, whole genome shotgun sequence nucleotide sequence CGTTTGCAATTTACGAAGTCAGTTACCCTGGTTAAAGAGTAAAAATGTTAAACCACTCTTTTGCTATTCGCAATTTTATGACGATAAAAAAGGAGATAATGGCACTTTCTGTACATAAAATGCTGAGGCATTCTAAATATTGATACGAGTGTGTTCTATAGTAATATTACCCCTTTATATGAATTAAATTTACTATATTTGCTTTTAATTTTTAGGTAATTAGATACGTGACAACTAATGCATTGAAACATCCCAATAGACAATTTATATGCAATATTATCATCTGACACTGGGTTGTTTTTCATAAATTCATTTTTTACTCACAACAATACTTGAACATCAAGGTAGGGTAATTGGGAGATAACATGTTGATCGTTTGATTTTCATTTTCAAaagatattaaattttttaaaggcACTTACTAATGCGCCAATTTATTCTATATAAAATGATTCCACTACACACGTTGCACACATTGCATAGAAATATCTATATCAATTACTTTTCATTTTACCGAATGTCTTACAACTCAAAGGACATGAATATATTGTTACTGtttcattaatatttattataaaataaaaaaatacgctCCTCATTACGATATACTTTGTTTGTATTAACATATCTGAACGGTTTTAACGAATGCTAAAACTGTCTCATTAAATTTGGTATTGTACATGATGAATTGTATGAAATACTATGTGTAGAATTCTATCAAGAAAGAACcattaaaatttaaatgttttgaagtttgaaattatttaatttatgttTTGATAAATTATACACAGCCAGATCTGATTCttaattttatagaaaattCAAAAGTTTTCAATCTGTACATATATCTTAACTGCCTGTGTGTTTATGTTTCATATTGGCACTGTTATACTAGTATGTACTTTTACAAGATTATTTACTATAGTTGGGTGCTATTACAGCATTACATCAAATAATACTATTTAAAAACAAACAGAATTATATAATCTCGTTTCcattaatataaatttatacGTGATTATAGGCATATAAGAGTTTAGATTTGTGTCTCTTAATATTTTGTAATGTAATTTCACACCAATATTTTAGGTATATTTTCACAGTTAGCATTTGAACTTTTCTTTcatacaaataaataataatagacaAACATTACAGTTTTTCTTCTAATTATAATTGAGAAATTTGTGTTAATGATCAATATAAAAACCATATCAATTTTTAGTTTCTTTCATAATAGTTTTAGAAACGGTTTTTAATAATAAGCAAATAAGAGTGGGTGTTTCGTTTCCTAAAATTAGATTCGGTTTTACttataaaaaattgattttttatcaGTTTGTTGATGTTTTATGGTTCATTTGTTTCAAAAACTTTAAAAAATGTGTTTAACGTTTGAAATTACTTGAAATTTTTCAGGATTCTGTAATTGGAtatctttttaaatatttcttgcaacatatatgtattttttttatataaaatgatTCATATAGTTTTACTGTTTTTAATACATTCAGTGCAACAAAATATCGTGTGTACCTTAGCGGTACCTTTCTCAGCTTCAATGTGATGCATGTATATATCTGTATGTATGTATttcaaaaaaaatattaattatatttcaaTGGCATTATGTGTGGCAATCAATCAAAAGCAGTGTGTGCCCTATTTTTGTAGTCAAGAGATATTTTGAATATAAAGAAAATTCTCACACTATTTGTAGCATTTTGCAAAAgctgtatatacatgtatatgtatatatatattttattatttgatgTTCTTGTCCATGTCTCCCTAAGAATGGCGCACAGTGCCCTTTATTTACTCATTTCTATTTTTTCATGGATAAATGAAATCATTTGAAACAAATTTGATGAATAAAGAAACGAATTGAtacttttattataaaaaaagaaaaagaaatttttcAAGGGAAAAAAAATCGTTATAGATATATTTGAGTGATATAGAATGCATTTAATAAATGCATTCACAGGACAGCATCATATTTTGTACGTTATGTACATATTCGAGGAGTAACTAACTTCCTttactaatatatatatatatacagtacATATAAAATTGATGCTATTTGAAGAAGAAAAAGTATTTAAGAACCGTTTTGAAAATACTTAGAATGACAGACTACGAGTCACATTTTGTACAGTCTCAAAATTATGATATAAGATATTTAGGAACAGAAAAGTTATACGACCAATGTAAAGCAACAATTTTTGGGTAAatgaaatatgtaaatatatatttacataGGAGATGTTAAAAATTCATACAAAAAATTGATATACTATGTATAAATAATTTGTACTTCAATGTTACAGACACTTACATTCCCGTTTAACGGTAGCTTTAATGTTATTTAAGCGCGACTCAGAACTATTGAAAATTTATTTAGTTAACGCGTGCATAGAGCAGCTAGTGCAGGTGGcaataattgcaagaaaattGTAAGACGGACGAAACTTAAGGCCAAAAAATTTAAAAGAGCGTTTAAGAACATGTACACAATCGTTTTTCTTTCAACTGCAAAAAGTTGATCACATGTAAGTATCCGTGGCTTCTTTCTAATGATAAGTAAACTAAAAATATTTAGTGTAGTATATGATACTATGTTGCATGATAAAATTTCAAACAGTTTGAGAAGAACCTATATGTATTACTTCAGTTGTACACTAAGCTCTAAGAATATGTATAGACTTGTAAGCACTAAATTAGCATCTCTTTGATACGATTATATTTGTATCTGCTAGGGATGTAGTaggtaaatgaaaaaaaaaaactgtaCATATTATTATCTCGGATATGGTACGGTGGTTTATTGTTAATCGtagatgtattttttttaaataaattgtcagCAATTATAAAGATAAATTTAATTACATCCGCACAAAGTCACGGATAATTAAAAGTACATATGATAATAATGTACGTACAATTGTAAATATGCATCCAGTCAGATGTCTCGACATTTTGTAAAAGTATCATTTCTATCTTATAAAAGAGTTTTGAGAGAAGTTCAGATTATAGATATGGATACATAATATCATATGATAATTTTGTTGAACTGCTCTATAAAGTACTTGACTCATTTATTtctatataaaatgaaaatttatgCGAGGTACAAACTGCGATAAATGTAAATGAATGGTAGTTGCATATAACTCGactttatactgtgtaaagtcTTGAAACTTTATATTATTAAACCAATATTAGTAGTATAATAACAATGTTTTCACCATTCATAAAAATGTGTATAATATTATCTATGTTTATGCTAAGAGCAGATAAATAATTTAAGATATTGTATCTTTGACTAGGGAATAAAATCACAAATACTATAAATTTCTTTCTCAAATCCCATACATATAACAGAGATTATGATTAAGAATGCTCCAATGATACTAGTTGTTGTAGGGTGGTCTCCAAAGAAATATATTTGTACAATGTAAGCTAATATAATGTCCAATGATCTTGTCACTGATACTTTGCCTGCACCTTCTATCTTTAATGCATTAGTTACTAAAACTTGCCCACATAATCCAGTAAGTGCTACTAGTAGTATTTTACCCCAAGTAAACAGATCAATTGATAGTCTAAGTTTTTGTTCATGATGCTCTGACACAAGGAAGAAAAAAACTACAGCATTGACAAGTGACCACCAAGATAAATTAAACACAATCACTGAATAATGAATTTCTGAGCACTTTCTCATAATAACtatattgagagctgtgaatagGGTTGCCAGGATAGCACATACATATCCCGTAACATTGTATGGCTCAGCTCTATGTATCTAAAACAACAAATATGTTTTATAAAATTGTCAGTTAAAAAAAATGGtatcaaattaatttttttacctGGAATAAAAATGGAGGTTTAGATACAAACACAACACCCGCAAAAAGCGCACACATCACCACTACCCGCAGTATTCCACATGGTTCTTTCAAGAAGATGAAAGATAATGCAATAACTATTACTGGAGAACTAAATATGATGGTTGTAGCATCTCCTATAGGGAGCTTACGAAAACTATAATATAACAAAGACAGAGTTGCACCACCCACTATTCCCTATGAAAATAACACAGTTTATTAAACTTAATTTACCACTCAAATTCTATTTATTGTTTATAACTAACATACCTGGAAATGCATAAGCAGTCTCTGACCCTTGGGACCAAAGAGACTTTTTGAAGCTTTAATTGCTGCACCAAGCATGACTAACATTTGCAGAACAGCTCTAATAGCCAGCAACATCATAGGGTCTACATTTTGAATTGCTTTGACTAATGAAGCACTAATTGTGAAAAATGTACCTGAGAGGAATGCCAAAAACACGCCATACCACTTGGTACCTTCTTGATAAGTTTCACTATTGTTAGCAAATTGTTCCGTGTAATGGTAAGCTGGGTGTATACTATTATAAGAAGCGGTGGATTCAATGCTGAATTTCATCGTTTAGGCAACTCTTAACAGCTACACGATTAAACTGAACGAGATATCGGTCGTATACTAGCGTACATCGTTAGTACATCTGCCGTCTGGTAGAATTAACATACAGCTTTGTACGTCAAAcagcttattgaggattaatgttggtAGGAAGATTTGGAAAATATAACAGCGATCGGATTGGGATCCATCTGACTATAAAACTATAAAAGCTACAGGATAAATAAGCATTTAAAGGGAGCTAAAGTCTTTTGATTTAGTTTTAAGTTAATACGATCACAtatgtaaaatatttcttttgttTTATTAGGAATTAGTAAGATTCTATAATGTATAACATATTCATTAATAATTCAATAATTTCTTTACACATCACAGAACATATGGTCATATAAAAGAGATCAGTCTTTACCAAACTGTACAGTGGTTGTTGGTTTATCTACACGATAAAGTGTAGTACCTAAGTTAAAGTACCCTAAATATTCTATAGTTTCTGGAGTTGTATCAATATGATAGTGCCCTCCTTCTCCATGATTAGAGAAACTATGGAAATGTTGGACTCGTAAATCCACATCCTAAAATTATATTTACCACAATGCATTAAGAAACAGAACAATAATAAAATGAGAGTTCAATGTAATGCACTTACACTTTCAGAGCTGACAAATGTACCAACAGCTACAAGAGGTGTTGACATGTTaaagaactgcaaccagttgTTAAGTTTTGCTTCAGTATTAAGAGGGGTTGTAGAAAAATCTGGCATAATGTGCTGTTTAACTTTTCCATCACACATTAAGAATGTTCCTCCCAATCCTATAATTACAAAGCTTTAGTACTGATACTTTGATGTACCCCATAACTTAATCAGAatctatataatatatttaccaACAAGATTATCTTTATAATGCTGTGCAATTGCTTTCTGCATGCATGCAATAAAATCATCACTGCCAGTACGTTTCTTGGCATGCACTTTCAATACTTTCCCTGGTTTCCCTTCGCTAACAAATAGGTTGGCTAACAAGGCAAATCTTGTCTCATCATTAGGCAAAGTCTGAAGTACACACTTTCCATTTGTTTTGTCAACAGATGAAATATGAGTATCATTCTCTACCCCTGAGGGTGAAACCTTCATGTTCATCATGAGCTAAAAAATGTTTATGTGATAAATATGACAGGCATATTTCACATATATTAAGAATTTCAGTTTACTATCATACCTCACAATTGCTGTTTATGTGAGGCCATGGTCCAGCACCTGCTCCAATTACAAGGGAATTTTTGGGGTACTCTAACTGATTCAGAAGCTCTTTGACGTTGTATAACTTGTTTTTTTGTGGAGTAGGAAGAAGAAAAGATGGGCCACCAACTTCCAACACAGTTGGAGTACCATTCAatcctaaaatgcaatattatgtATTAACCAAAATCAATTTATCAGGAGAATTCTATATCTAAACCAAAAATTACCTGGAGCAGCTAACGTAAAAGGTTCCTGTGTTAAATCTGGACAGTCAACAATATCTACTTCAGCTTCAGCAAAATTTTTAGTCAAACCTTCCTTCAGAACTGCAAAATAAGGCATACACTATACCATTGGTTCTTCTATCAATTTATAGTTATGTTTGAACACTTTTTCAAAATTACCATCTTTTATTTCAGTAAGAGCAGGTACGTGCAGTTGTTTTTTAATGATGTCCAGTTCACTTACTTTCAAAGTAGCCATGGTCAGTGACTAAGAATGAATTTCCAAATGTACTGAGAAAAATGACAGGTAACTTACTTAAAAAATACGAAATGAAGACAACACTCACCGTAATAAAAACTTTCCTTGCACAAAAGAAGACTAACTATATCATTCGCGAGAAGTAAAAGGACTGAAGAGAAGCCGAATGTAATTTCGCTCTTAAAACCTCGCTTTATCTAATCACGTGTCCGTGTATGACCTTATTTCATAAGAGTGGAAGAAATTCGTTTCGTGTAGTTACGATTACGGTAATAtcaaaacataattttttagaTAAATGCACTCATCGTAATTTTTCAGTTTGTTATCAACACGTAATAGCAGTGATATAGATACGataaaaaatatagataatCATTTCTTTCGACTTATACTTTAAATGTTAACTACACTACGTGCGTGCATTATATATGCATCTCACACATAATAAATGACACTAAAGTAAACGGTTAATGGCAAAAAGAATTTATGTATAACGCATAATCGACATTTTTGTATTTGAATTGCAGACGATGCATTTATATGAATAATGAATCAAGGGAGATAATATGCTAGCATATGTTGCAAAGGTATACTTgtaaataagtaataatactcatttaggaatgaataaaTGACACAAAAATGAACGTTCTTGGAATTATCTTTTTCAAGAACCTTTTTATCTTTTTAGAAAAACTTAAATAAACATGGGCGTGATAACacacaaaaaagaaaaaattaagtATATTACTGCATAACAGTATGTGTATCAGATGAAGAAAAGTTGCGATTTAAATGAAAATCAGTGAAAACTTTCACCGATGAAAACTATTTATGAATCTCTTCAGAGATGGCATGACGATGCACTTAAATGAGCAACCAATCATTCGTACGAGTTCGTCAGGACTGTGTTTATCAATTAGGTATGCATTGGTATGTATACATTTGCATATTAATAAATCTGCAGTCCTGCAGTGATCAAATCTTACGTAAACATTTATACTATTATATTAATAAGGTTAGCTATATTTTCATAGAAGTCTACATTTCTTCTATATGATAGAAATTACCTGTTATCAGATCCATTTACTTCACGCGATATCTATCCACTCAAAGAACTAAAACCTCGTTATTAATCAGTTTAAAAGTTTCAAGTGATTCTTATGTTCCCGTATTTTAAATCATTCGATATAATCGTCACGAAAATGACGAGGAAGAATCGATTAGGAACTCATCACTAAAACGAAGAATAAATTTCAAGTTCGGATGGAATTATCTCGACTGTTATTTTCCATCGGTATTTCAAACCGAGAGTAAAGAGATTATGGGTTAAAATTTACtcctaaatttttaaattcgcgAAACTTGAATTGGGAAATTAGGAAAAGATTTCGAGACTCTCGAAACTTTCAAAACTCGAAAAGGAAGAACTGTGGTCTCagcaaaatttgaatactttttTCTTACGTGGTTTCaagattttaaaattaaaaaaagcgCGAAGTTTCAAATCTTTGAAACTCGAAACTTTTTTAGAGTTTTAGTAGTTTCATGGTTTCGATGATTCGAGAAGCTCACCCTTAAGGTACTTGCCCATATTTCTGTGCCTAAATAAAAGAAGACAATTCCTCAATTTATGTGCCGAAGTTTTAGTCCCAAGACGGAAATAAGGACAAGCACAGAAATATATCCAAGCACCCTAGTTATTCCAAGTCCTCGCCTTTCTGAACTTCAAAGAAAATTGAAGCTCCGTCTATTTGGTAGAAAGAAGTCGGGAAAGAGGGTTGCGCTATATCGTTGGTGGTCGGTAGGGTTGCTGTGGATGCGCATTGGGCGTCGAAGGAGTCTGTCGCGTATCACTGGTCGACGTTCCTGGATCGCCTCGTCAGTATGCGGTCGCGCATTCCATGCGGGAACACCTGTTTGCTCTTTCGTCGTATCTCCCTTCGCTTTCTCGGTCTCAGGTCGCGTCGACTATCGTCGGTGCCTGTCGAACTTCAACCGAAATAAAAATACCGAAAAAAGACAAGCCTATATCGTCGATCAGCAAGCAGAGGAGTATAAACTCGCTCTGTTCAACTTTATCGGGGTCAAAATTCAAGGAAAGCGAAGGAGAAGAGAAAATAATCGCTTAAATTCGTTTCGAAACGCGCGAGGCATCGTTGAATCAAAATAAAAGAAACGAAAACGAGTTAGTATATGAATTAAACAAGGTGTAGGATAGATCTATTATTTAATATGGATTTGTGTAGTAGAAGCTGAGGTACCGATTTTACGAAACACCTAGGATTACTGATAGTTGTGTGAAACACATTTTCTGTAATTTCATTATTGAGAGaagtttaataattatagttagAAGTTAGTTAACAGTGATTCAAAACTCTCCTCCTTTTCACTTTTCCTTGCCGTCTGTAGTTTTAGTTCTATCCACCTCTAGCGTTGCTATCATATTCCATTCTGAATCGGTAATACGAGGGGGTTCCCCTTCATGAAGAAAAAAACTGAGTCGAATGATAAATCTATCCTGCATCATGTCTGTAACGTCAGAGATTATCGACCGAGATCGGAGCAGGGAAAAAGAATtctcaaataaatagaaccgtctgTGATCACGTGATGTACAGTATtccctcgttataagctcgttgcCGTATCCACTAGAACACGATAGTATTTGAAGTGAACGAGTTCTATTTTCGTGCATTGCGAAAGTGAGCTACCATGAGCATGGCTTGAGTTCAGAATCATATCTTTCGTTATACTCTCGTCAGTGAGCCACGAGTCTATATCGAGGAAACACTATATGTGTGCCTATAATTGTAAATGTAATctaagtaaaaaaataaaaaaattgaatttattactTACTTGGTATTGCTCCGATTTACATTAtaaaataagtgataaattcgACTTATTTTCTGACTTAGATCACTCTCATAATTAGCGGCACATCTGTGTATAACGCGTAGGTAACGATAGAGAGGGACGTAAAGGAAGAACGTCTCGAGTCGAGTGGGAGAAAGAGAACAGGAGGGAAAGAGCGAAGGAGACGAAGAGATTTAGCCGCGAGAGGAACGTCCTCGTGACTTCCACCACGTGTCTCTCGTGGTCCTCGTTTAAACACGCGTAAGAGCAATTTTCTCTATTGATGTACGCCGGTTGTTCGTGACCCCTCGTATTGACGGACACCATACTCTCTTGCCTCCTCGAGACACGAATTTTTCGCGAAATTCGCTCGCGTGAAAGTTCGAGCATGAGACCACTCCAGATAACTCACTCCACTCTGTTCTCATTCGCATGAATCGATGTGATCGACCCTTCGGTCCAGACTTTCCCTTTCtatttttcttctctttccGGCATGCAACTAACGTACGTACTTGGACAGTATTAAGGCTGCTGGGATTGAATCGTGCATGTTGTGTCTTCGAAAACCACCCCCCTTTCCGTGGCTCAGAGTATCGAATTTTTGGATCTCGCGCGTGAAATGTCGATTCTCATTGTAAGACTCGATTCAAGATCGAGATTGTAGAAGTTTGCATAGAGGGCGCAAAACCCTGAGTTAGGATAAGTTAGCATGAGCTGGAGAGAATCTTAGGCAATGAAAGGGATATCTACTTGTGAGAGTAATCGGCTTTTGATAGAGTTCGTCTGAAGTACTTCTCCCTTTCTATTATAGGACTTGTTAAAGTAATTAAAGAACCATTTCCtaatatttaaagaaaatgTTTCTATTTGTCAGATAATTGAGGAATATGACTACTTTAGACCCTAGCCAGCTTAATATTGCAAAGTATTTTTCTAGTACATAATACGAAGCTACCTAGGAACGTATTATAGTTAGGTATTTAAGACCTTCCTCGTCAAAAGTACTTCCTCTTATCATATATTTCCGTTTTCTCAAACGCAGAGCATTCTCGATCCATCACGAAGACGATTTACCCCGGTGCAAAAACTCCGTCAGCAGGCAGCACGCAATTACTTTTTGTTCCGAGACGTTAGACTTAAAAGACCACTTAGGTACACTCGAGTCGAATTACGGAAGAGCTAATGGCGTTCCAGTGTGCGGGCACTTCAGTGCAGGTGATCCAGAATTTCGTTGTTTCGGCAGGTTACTTGAACCGATTAAAATGAATTCCTCAAAATTACGAAAATCATAGAAGCACGCGCCTCATATTAGAAGAGTATTCCATTAATTAGGGGATCTGAGCATAATAACGCGAAAAGCTCGCGGGTCCCTGGACTAAAATCGCAGTTCGTGTTAAGCGTATTTTAATCGTGCTCGCGAGACAGCACGTCCACCATCCTATGTACGTACGTAAGATTGCAGTCGGTAGATTATTTGTAGTCGTTGCCATTGAGATGGTTTTATGGTAGCCCCTTCCCCGCGTACCTTTATATCGAGACTGAATGGACAGAGAGAGCAGCCTCCTCTATGAGATAATACGCCTGGTTGTGCCTAAGCCATTCAGGCCCGAAGTCGGATCCATCGAATCGCGAGAGATCGCGCGAGGTGAGGGTGGACACCGTGGCCCCTGCAGTCATGCTCACCATACAAAACGAGTGAGTATATCTCGGGTTTGCATGCGATATATCGTTCGCTAGGCGATCGTTCAGTTGCACGGGCCTAACTGTGCAACACCTGCTCGTTGCTTCAGCTTTTTAGAAACGGCCGCCATGCTGCTGCGAGCCTCTTCGCGATGCTTTCAGGGGTCGCCGCACGATTCATGACTTTTCAGCGGTTGTCGAGCTTATCCAGGGTGAATTAAGTAGACCCTGGTCCCTCATTTCTCCATCGATCTGCAAACTTTCCTGGTCTGTCTTTACTTCTTTTTCTACTTGCCACGTCCTGTCGTTTTTCTCTGCTGAATGTGTTACTGCTCCGAGTTTCTATATCTTTTTAGGTCGTTTAATAGAGATTCTGTATTTGCTAGTTTCGTTTTTCTTTGGAGGTGCTTTATAGAAACTTTTTTCAGCGCCTGAATATAGGCGATCCTGGTGTCTTACTTTTGTTATGAGTTCGTGGTTCCCTGATGATTATACGGCTTAGCTACGAGGTCCTTACAAACGAGTACGTGGGAAGCCCCGAAGCGAACGGTTTCGCGATTACAAGATTCTTGATAAGGTGATCGCTTCAGTTTAATCAGTCCACCGATCGATGATTCATAGATATGACCGTCTGCTCTTCGGACATCCCAAATTTCCAATTTCGTTGCTTGGACTGGGTTAATCCATGTTTTCTGCAGTTTCAATTTCGTGCTGGAGTAATGTACATAGACAGAACAATGTTTGGTTACCAATCGTCTATGATTATCTCGCTTCTGGCAACTGCTCGTGGAAAGTGCTGAGGGTTTTATGAATTCCAGTTTGGTGACACGTCACAGAAATCGAGGATAAGAGGAAAATAGACGTCATCGCAGAGTATAGAATAGATATATCGTAGCAGCTTGCCACTTGGCGAAGATTAGAAGTAGATTAAGACTTAAGTCTTTGCATAGCAATTTTAGTCAAACAAAAATTGCAGTTGTCTTCGGTGCTTCTTAAATACATGGAAGTTTGACAGAGTTATTGTGCAGACAGAAAGTAATTTCTTTTTACAGATTCTATACtcctttttaataaaaaaatcaatCACTTCATGGGGTAGTTTTTCTGAAATAACTTCTGAAAAAAGTCCTTTCTTTCACTGCGTCAAAGGTATGTAGCTCCTTAAATAACAATTGCACCTCTCTAGGGGCTTCTCAAGTACTCGTTGTAGGACCCTATCCGTGTCACGAGTAGTCACGACGCGAGCAATTAGGAAGCCGTGACGTGGTTCCTCTAAACAACATGGATTCCCTTTGCATCGTGTGCAGCAACGCGGCAATAAAGCAGCACAGTGGCGGCGCATAATCTAATGGCACGTTGGCTGATGCGACAAGTATGGGACAGCAGAGGGACGCCACCATGCCTTACTGTGgctcattaattgcaacctggtcTCGGTTTGCGTCGCGTTACTCCGAACGTCGAGGCAATGGTAACCGAAAGGATGAAGGGGAAAATCGTGGTGACACGTGCCAGCTCTGCTGCATCAGCTTCTACAAATATCTACCATGACTACTCTTCTCTCAAATTGCTGTCGTTTGCTACAGTGCTCTTCGAATCTTAGGCTATTTCCTTGATAAA carries:
- the LOC143178878 gene encoding solute carrier family 35 member G1, which produces MKFSIESTASYNSIHPAYHYTEQFANNSETYQEGTKWYGVFLAFLSGTFFTISASLVKAIQNVDPMMLLAIRAVLQMLVMLGAAIKASKSLFGPKGQRLLMHFQGIVGGATLSLLYYSFRKLPIGDATTIIFSSPVIVIALSFIFLKEPCGILRVVVMCALFAGVVFVSKPPFLFQIHRAEPYNVTGYVCAILATLFTALNIVIMRKCSEIHYSVIVFNLSWWSLVNAVVFFFLVSEHHEQKLRLSIDLFTWGKILLVALTGLCGQVLVTNALKIEGAGKVSVTRSLDIILAYIVQIYFFGDHPTTTSIIGAFLIIISVICMGFEKEIYSICDFIP
- the LOC143179004 gene encoding ester hydrolase C11orf54 homolog, which produces MATLKVSELDIIKKQLHVPALTEIKDVLKEGLTKNFAEAEVDIVDCPDLTQEPFTLAAPGLNGTPTVLEVGGPSFLLPTPQKNKLYNVKELLNQLEYPKNSLVIGAGAGPWPHINSNCELMMNMKVSPSGVENDTHISSVDKTNGKCVLQTLPNDETRFALLANLFVSEGKPGKVLKVHAKKRTGSDDFIACMQKAIAQHYKDNLVGLGGTFLMCDGKVKQHIMPDFSTTPLNTEAKLNNWLQFFNMSTPLVAVGTFVSSESDVDLRVQHFHSFSNHGEGGHYHIDTTPETIEYLGYFNLGTTLYRVDKPTTTVQFGKD